The Chryseobacterium sp. JV274 sequence AGTCAAAGTCTGGATCGGGTCTTTTCCGAATCCATTCAAGCTTTTCGCTCTTGTATTCAGATAGATTTCATCTCCGTTCTGTATATAATAATAAGGAGAGTTCATAAGATCTTCACGGGTAAGATCTATTTTTGCAATTTTGATTCCTTCTGGAAGCTTTCTGTGAATAACGACTTCTCTTTTATCAATAGTTCTGTTCAATCCACCATTAATGGCCAATGCCTCAGTAATGGTAAGGGTATTTTTGTGGACTACTTTTTCGCCTGAAAGTCCTGTAGTTTCCACATCACCAAGAATATAATATGTAATACCGTCTGTATTCAGTCGTACTTCAGATTTACCTTCCTGGAAATTTTCATTTACTTTATCCTGTATTTCTTTTGTAATATCGTCAAGAGTTCTTCCTTCAGCTTTTACATATCCTATCCCGAACACATTGATATCACCATTGGAGTCCACCTTCAGTCCGTTAAAGTAAAAATTCATATTTCCACCTCTTCCACCTCCGGAATTAGCACTCACTACACCTGCTGCACTACCACCTCCTGATATTGCAGAACTTATTGCCCCTCCGCCGGTAACTCCGCCTGAAGTATTGTAAGAGGAATAAAACTGTGCAGCATCTCCTTTGGGAGTAGTTACAATATTAAGATTAAGGATGTCGTTTTTAGTAATCCTGTACACGGGAATATTGTACGGGATAAGACCTTCTTCGTTAATGACAAGACTTTCGCTTGGCTGCAAGTACCTCACATCTTTTGTTGTGATACATGAGGTAACTAAAAAAGGGAATATTAAAAATAAATATTTAAAATTCTTCATCATATTTGAATATTGTTTACAAAAGTAATATTTAATTGTTAATTTTTGTTATTTCTTAATCGATATAGCAAATCTGGCAGATAAGCTCCGAAAAAGCCTAATGAAATAATCACCAATAATAACAGATTGACATTAATATGTCTTAAATAATAAGCAACTCCCACAATCATCAAATAGTAAAGAATGATATAAAAAGTAGATCTTCTGTGGGTAAGATTTAGCTTCAACAGCTTATGGTGAATGTGATTTTTATCAGCGTCAAATGGTGATTTCTTATTGTAAAGCCTTATAAATATTACATTTAATGTATCTACGATCGGAAGAATCAGGATCGCTACAGCTACTACAGGAGCAGACTGAAGGTGATATCTTGGTACATCTACCAGGTTTTTATCAATAAAAATATCTATGAAACAAATGGAGGTAAAGGCCAGTAAAAAGCCAAGCAGCATAGATCCGGTATCTCCCATAAATATTTTACGGGTACGGTAGTTAGACAGGTTATAATACAGAAAAGCCAATACAGTCCCGATAATAACAACAGATAATACCACCAGCGGATAATTATATTCTCCCAACCGGTAATAGCTTATTCCAAATAAAGCACTGCAGATTACAGAATAACCGCCTGCCAGTCCGTCTATCCCATCGATCAGGTTGAAAGCATTGATCAGAATAATAAAGGTGGTAATACTGAACAGTACACTTACAAAATACTGCAGTTCATACACACCAAATATCCCAAATAAACTTCTTATTCTAATATCTGACCCAATCACCACCAGTGAAGACACTACAATTTGTGCAACAAGTTTTTTATAAGCCCTCATTACAACAATATCATCCATTACCCCTACATAAAGCAGAATAATCAATGAAGCAAATAAAAATTTGTAGAGGTCAAAAAGCTCATAGGCAAAAATAGAAGCACAAATTCCAATTGAATAGAAAATAGCAATTCCACCAAGGTTAGGAATTTCTCTAAGATGCGAACTTCTTATCCCAGGCTCATCCATCAGATTCTTCCTTCTTGAGATCTTGACGATGGTAGGAATAGAGAAAAAAGTAATTAAAAAGGCGAATACGAAACCAAGTCCTATTTTTACATAGAAAATAGGTATTCCCGATCCGCTTAAGAACAATTCAAAATTTTTCATTCTTTCTTATTCAGCACTTGTCTCTCTCTCAATAAAAACTCATCATGTAGAACTTATAAAGAACTTCATCATCATTTTCTACTGCTCGAAACAATAGCACGTACATTTGTGTTTATTAAATTAACTTCCTTATCAATCTTTTCTGTCCTCCAAAAAACAGCAGATAAAAAATTTTTTTCTTCAAAGGCAAA is a genomic window containing:
- a CDS encoding polysaccharide biosynthesis/export family protein, whose product is MMKNFKYLFLIFPFLVTSCITTKDVRYLQPSESLVINEEGLIPYNIPVYRITKNDILNLNIVTTPKGDAAQFYSSYNTSGGVTGGGAISSAISGGGSAAGVVSANSGGGRGGNMNFYFNGLKVDSNGDINVFGIGYVKAEGRTLDDITKEIQDKVNENFQEGKSEVRLNTDGITYYILGDVETTGLSGEKVVHKNTLTITEALAINGGLNRTIDKREVVIHRKLPEGIKIAKIDLTREDLMNSPYYYIQNGDEIYLNTRAKSLNGFGKDPIQTLTTGVSVITTALSIYLLLKNL
- a CDS encoding glycosyltransferase family 4 protein, translated to MKNFELFLSGSGIPIFYVKIGLGFVFAFLITFFSIPTIVKISRRKNLMDEPGIRSSHLREIPNLGGIAIFYSIGICASIFAYELFDLYKFLFASLIILLYVGVMDDIVVMRAYKKLVAQIVVSSLVVIGSDIRIRSLFGIFGVYELQYFVSVLFSITTFIILINAFNLIDGIDGLAGGYSVICSALFGISYYRLGEYNYPLVVLSVVIIGTVLAFLYYNLSNYRTRKIFMGDTGSMLLGFLLAFTSICFIDIFIDKNLVDVPRYHLQSAPVVAVAILILPIVDTLNVIFIRLYNKKSPFDADKNHIHHKLLKLNLTHRRSTFYIILYYLMIVGVAYYLRHINVNLLLLVIISLGFFGAYLPDLLYRLRNNKN